A region of Mycolicibacterium brumae DNA encodes the following proteins:
- a CDS encoding siderophore-interacting protein, whose amino-acid sequence MSSSTATVIRNVARGPRMRRITVHVDDPGALAAPPEADAAVGIYFGGPDGPGRTYSIRALRDGGAALEVEVCLHSHGPGADWATRAQPGDRVLLDHPNSWHRPPPDAGWQLLIADLAGLPALCRIVEELPAAGRAIVVVEVIDDADLALLPSHPGVSLHAADGGNGQGPSGLVQMAAGLAAPDSPGYLWFAGESGQARLARKHFRALGWTPDRYDITGYWRADAEAWNARFAPVAEAMMELYRRAVADGASVKAAMEAVDDALEREGL is encoded by the coding sequence GTGAGCTCCTCGACCGCAACGGTCATCCGGAATGTCGCGCGCGGCCCGCGGATGCGCCGGATCACCGTTCACGTCGATGATCCGGGCGCCCTGGCGGCGCCGCCGGAGGCCGACGCCGCGGTCGGGATCTACTTCGGCGGCCCCGACGGGCCCGGGCGGACCTACTCGATCCGCGCGCTGCGCGACGGCGGCGCCGCGCTGGAGGTCGAGGTGTGCCTGCACAGTCACGGGCCCGGCGCCGACTGGGCGACCCGAGCCCAACCCGGTGACCGGGTGCTGCTCGACCACCCCAACAGCTGGCACCGCCCACCACCGGACGCCGGCTGGCAGTTGCTGATCGCCGACCTCGCCGGGCTGCCGGCGCTGTGCCGGATCGTCGAGGAACTGCCTGCCGCCGGGCGGGCCATCGTGGTCGTGGAGGTGATCGACGACGCCGACCTCGCCCTGCTGCCGTCGCACCCGGGAGTGAGCCTGCACGCCGCCGACGGCGGCAACGGGCAAGGCCCGAGCGGGCTGGTCCAGATGGCGGCCGGCCTCGCGGCGCCGGACAGTCCCGGCTATCTCTGGTTCGCCGGGGAGTCGGGCCAGGCGCGGTTGGCGCGCAAGCACTTTCGCGCATTGGGCTGGACCCCGGATCGCTACGACATCACCGGCTACTGGCGCGCCGACGCCGAAGCGTGGAACGCCCGGTTCGCCCCGGTGGCCGAGGCCATGATGGAGCTCTACCGCCGGGCGGTCGCCGACGGCGCCAGCGTCAAGGCCGCGATGGAAGCCGTCGACGACGCGCTGGAACGCGAAGGCCTCTGA
- a CDS encoding helix-turn-helix domain-containing protein gives MDDDAARLAAAIGARVRQERQTRGWTLDQLATAASVSRRMVVSVEQGAVNPSVGTLLRLADALGVGLPALVAAPERAPVRVIRAGDGATLWTGDAGGRGVLVAGTTPPDVVELWDWTMAPGERHASEAHTPDTRELIHVLDGTLTVEVDGESFELNSGDAVSFPGDVDHAYANPHAGPCRFTLAVFEPGVGATPTRTEPSHD, from the coding sequence ATGGATGACGACGCCGCCCGGCTGGCCGCCGCGATCGGCGCCCGGGTGCGCCAGGAGCGCCAAACCCGCGGCTGGACGCTGGATCAGTTGGCCACCGCGGCCTCGGTGAGCCGGCGGATGGTGGTCAGCGTCGAGCAGGGCGCGGTCAATCCGAGCGTCGGCACCCTGTTGCGCCTGGCCGACGCGCTGGGCGTCGGACTGCCCGCGCTGGTGGCCGCCCCCGAACGCGCGCCGGTGCGGGTCATCCGCGCCGGTGACGGCGCCACGCTGTGGACCGGTGACGCCGGCGGCCGCGGGGTGCTGGTGGCCGGCACCACGCCTCCGGATGTGGTCGAGCTCTGGGACTGGACCATGGCGCCGGGGGAGCGGCACGCCAGCGAGGCGCACACCCCCGACACCCGGGAACTGATCCACGTGCTCGACGGGACCCTGACCGTCGAGGTCGACGGCGAGTCGTTCGAGCTGAATTCCGGTGACGCCGTGTCCTTTCCGGGCGACGTCGACCACGCCTACGCCAATCCGCACGCCGGCCCGTGCCGTTTCACCTTGGCGGTGTTCGAGCCCGGCGTCGGCGCCACGCCCACCCGAACGGAGCCCTCCCATGACTGA
- the menC gene encoding o-succinylbenzoate synthase: protein MSSRIELRRVDIPLVRPFKTSRAVETAREVLIVRWTADGVDGWAECAADPYPAFYAETLDGARTVIAEVLAPLLAAHDGPISGAQAHGLLADVPGNVLARAALESAVLDAELRRRGMPMVDYLGGQRTRIPVGVSVGIPDSIDVLLDWVGGYLDEGYQRIKLKIAPGWDLEPVAAVRARFGDELALQVDANQAYRMSDLTTLRRLDEFNLVLLEQPFPARDLVSHANLADRIATPVCLDESINGLHDAATALALGACSVVNIKPARVGGYLEARAIHDLCLAQGIPVFCGGVLESGIGRAANLALAALPNFTLPGDISATKRYFDTDITQRFELDDGCVVVPPGAGSGAVVDLDALEAMTVQRLTVEL, encoded by the coding sequence TTGTCCAGTCGAATTGAGTTGCGGCGGGTCGACATTCCGCTGGTCCGGCCGTTCAAGACCTCGCGCGCGGTGGAGACGGCGCGGGAGGTGCTGATCGTGCGGTGGACCGCCGACGGGGTGGACGGCTGGGCCGAATGCGCCGCCGACCCGTACCCGGCGTTCTACGCCGAAACCCTGGACGGGGCGCGCACGGTCATCGCGGAGGTGCTAGCCCCGCTGCTGGCCGCCCACGACGGGCCGATCTCCGGCGCGCAGGCGCACGGCCTGCTCGCCGACGTGCCCGGCAATGTGCTGGCCCGCGCGGCGCTGGAGTCCGCCGTGCTCGACGCCGAATTGCGCCGCCGCGGTATGCCGATGGTCGACTACCTGGGCGGGCAGCGCACCCGGATCCCGGTCGGGGTGTCCGTCGGCATCCCCGACAGCATCGATGTGCTGCTGGACTGGGTCGGCGGCTACCTCGACGAGGGGTACCAGCGGATCAAACTGAAGATCGCGCCCGGGTGGGACCTGGAGCCGGTGGCCGCGGTCCGGGCGAGGTTCGGCGATGAGTTGGCGTTGCAGGTCGACGCCAACCAGGCCTACCGGATGAGCGATCTGACCACGCTGCGCCGACTCGACGAGTTCAACCTGGTGCTGCTGGAGCAGCCATTCCCGGCGCGGGACCTGGTGTCACACGCCAACCTCGCGGACCGGATCGCCACCCCGGTGTGCCTGGACGAGTCGATCAACGGCCTGCACGACGCCGCGACCGCGCTGGCGCTGGGCGCCTGCAGCGTGGTCAATATCAAGCCGGCGCGGGTCGGCGGTTACCTGGAGGCCCGCGCGATCCACGATCTGTGCCTGGCCCAGGGCATTCCGGTGTTCTGCGGCGGGGTGCTGGAATCCGGGATCGGCCGCGCCGCCAACCTGGCGCTGGCCGCGCTGCCGAATTTCACGTTGCCGGGCGATATTTCGGCGACCAAGCGGTACTTCGACACCGACATCACGCAGCGCTTCGAGCTCGACGACGGCTGCGTGGTGGTTCCGCCGGGGGCCGGCAGCGGCGCCGTCGTCGACCTGGACGCGCTGGAGGCGATGACGGTGCAGCGGCTGACCGTCGAGCTCTGA
- a CDS encoding EamA family transporter, whose protein sequence is MNATGSPATIPPWILAVAAMLSVQLGSALSVGLIAQLGAAGTAWLRLSAGAVIFVLLARPPLRDVRRRDVAPLLALGVVSGLMSVVFLAAIDRIPLGTAVAIEFLGPLMVAAVRSQSRQALIWPALAMAGVLLLTEPWHGSVNLAGVGFAAVGAVFWASYILLTQRIGDRFSGIKGLSLTIPVAALAAAVLGVPQAVGHIDLTVIAAAFGLALLLPVIPFALEMVALRRMTPAAFGTLAALEPGFGTLIGLIVLHQKPSVPQLLGMGFVVVAGAAAQRGGQRPLVDPTPAQAGA, encoded by the coding sequence GTGAACGCCACCGGATCCCCCGCGACAATCCCGCCGTGGATCCTGGCGGTGGCCGCGATGCTGTCGGTCCAGCTGGGTTCGGCGCTGTCGGTCGGGTTGATCGCGCAACTGGGCGCGGCGGGCACCGCGTGGCTGCGGCTGAGCGCCGGCGCGGTCATCTTCGTGCTGCTGGCCCGGCCGCCGCTGCGCGATGTCCGCCGCCGGGACGTGGCGCCACTGCTGGCGCTCGGGGTGGTGTCCGGGCTGATGAGCGTGGTGTTCCTGGCGGCGATCGACCGGATCCCGCTGGGCACCGCGGTGGCCATCGAGTTCCTCGGACCGTTGATGGTGGCGGCGGTGCGCAGTCAGAGCCGCCAGGCGCTGATCTGGCCGGCGTTGGCGATGGCCGGTGTGCTGCTGCTCACCGAGCCGTGGCACGGATCGGTCAACCTCGCCGGGGTGGGCTTCGCCGCGGTGGGGGCGGTGTTCTGGGCCAGCTACATCCTGTTGACCCAACGGATCGGCGATCGCTTCTCCGGCATCAAGGGCTTGAGCCTGACCATCCCGGTCGCCGCGCTGGCCGCCGCCGTCCTCGGCGTTCCGCAGGCCGTCGGGCACATCGATCTGACCGTGATCGCGGCGGCGTTCGGGCTGGCGCTGCTGCTGCCGGTGATCCCGTTCGCGTTGGAGATGGTCGCGCTGCGCCGGATGACGCCGGCCGCGTTCGGCACGCTGGCCGCGCTGGAACCGGGGTTCGGCACGCTGATCGGATTGATTGTGCTGCACCAGAAGCCGTCGGTTCCGCAGTTGCTGGGCATGGGGTTCGTGGTGGTCGCCGGGGCAGCGGCCCAGCGCGGCGGTCAGCGGCCGCTGGTCGACCCGACGCCCGCGCAGGCCGGCGCGTAG
- a CDS encoding 6-phosphofructokinase, with protein MSEASAGSRPCSIGVLTSGGDAPGMNAAVRAAIRAASFHGVNSFAVHEGLKGLVYGGDLIKQADPADTGGILRRGGTVIGTARCKEFRTRDGRRAAARNMVERGIDALVAIGGDGTLTGCDVFRGEWPELLAELVDSGEISAEAAAAHPSLRLVGVVGSIDNDMYGTDMTIGADTALHRIVEAIDALRSTASSHQRTFVVEVMGRHCGYLALMASLATAANWVFLPEQPPAENWAAEMCRDIKAGRDIGRRQSIVVVAEGAADLDGNPITSQTINDLLETELGEDARITILGHVQRGGSPSAFDRYLGTLMGAAAVEQLINEEPGTSAQLIGLRENRVVASPLMECVERTRAVAERIKERDFEGAMRLRGGSFHNSYRILRTIQQAAPKTNTATGRRHRVAIIHGGGPAPGMNSAARAFVRLTLDHGATPLAVRRGFRGLRRGDIQEMRWMDVSGWVSDGGAELGTNRYVPTDADMPLIAEQLAAHRVDALLVAGGWSAYKAAYALHTHRTKFKDLDIPIVCMPMTIANNVPGTELSIGSDTALNSIIGDLDKIQQSAVATRRVFVVEVMGHDCGYLALMSGLSSGAERIYMPETGIRLDDLTADIRTMETNFRSGKRLGMVVRGEGADPVYTTEFLTALFEKEGGNLFDARAAVLGHVQEGGDPSPFDRIHATTLTAHCLKYLSEKLESGSRASAMLGMQSGHLQFTDLTSYPILVEKDVERPVEQRWMQHIRLAEIMCS; from the coding sequence ATGTCTGAGGCTTCAGCCGGGTCCCGGCCCTGCAGCATCGGTGTGCTCACCAGTGGCGGCGACGCCCCCGGGATGAACGCCGCGGTGCGGGCCGCCATCCGAGCGGCGTCGTTCCACGGGGTGAACTCTTTCGCGGTGCACGAAGGGCTCAAGGGCCTGGTGTACGGCGGGGACCTGATCAAGCAGGCCGACCCGGCCGACACCGGCGGCATCCTGCGCCGCGGCGGCACCGTCATCGGCACCGCGCGCTGCAAGGAATTCCGCACCCGGGACGGCCGGCGCGCGGCCGCCCGCAATATGGTCGAGCGGGGCATCGACGCGCTGGTCGCCATCGGCGGCGACGGCACCCTGACCGGCTGCGACGTGTTCCGCGGCGAATGGCCGGAACTGCTCGCCGAACTGGTCGACAGCGGTGAGATCTCCGCCGAGGCCGCCGCCGCGCATCCGTCGCTGCGGCTGGTCGGCGTCGTCGGCTCCATCGACAACGACATGTACGGCACCGATATGACCATCGGCGCGGACACCGCGCTGCATCGGATCGTGGAGGCCATCGACGCGCTGCGCAGCACCGCCTCCAGCCACCAGCGCACCTTCGTCGTCGAGGTGATGGGCCGGCACTGCGGCTACCTGGCGTTGATGGCGTCGCTGGCCACCGCCGCGAACTGGGTGTTCCTGCCCGAACAGCCGCCGGCGGAGAATTGGGCCGCGGAGATGTGTCGCGATATCAAGGCCGGCCGCGACATCGGCCGCCGGCAGAGCATCGTGGTGGTGGCCGAGGGCGCCGCCGACCTGGACGGCAACCCGATCACCTCGCAGACCATCAACGACCTGCTGGAGACCGAACTCGGCGAGGACGCCCGCATCACCATCCTCGGGCACGTCCAGCGCGGCGGCTCCCCCAGCGCGTTCGACCGGTACCTGGGCACCCTGATGGGCGCCGCGGCCGTTGAGCAACTCATCAACGAGGAGCCCGGCACCTCCGCGCAGCTGATCGGGCTGCGGGAGAACCGGGTGGTCGCCTCGCCGCTGATGGAATGCGTGGAACGCACCCGGGCGGTCGCCGAACGCATCAAGGAGCGCGACTTCGAAGGCGCGATGCGGTTGCGCGGCGGCAGTTTTCACAACTCCTACCGGATCCTGCGGACCATCCAGCAGGCCGCCCCGAAGACCAACACCGCCACCGGCCGTCGGCACCGGGTGGCGATCATCCACGGCGGCGGCCCGGCCCCCGGGATGAACTCCGCGGCCCGGGCGTTCGTCCGGCTGACCCTGGACCACGGCGCCACCCCGCTGGCGGTCCGGCGCGGTTTCCGCGGCCTGCGCCGCGGCGACATCCAGGAGATGCGCTGGATGGACGTCAGCGGCTGGGTGTCCGACGGCGGCGCGGAACTCGGCACCAACCGGTACGTGCCCACCGACGCGGATATGCCGCTGATCGCCGAACAGCTCGCCGCGCACCGCGTCGACGCGCTGCTGGTGGCCGGCGGCTGGTCGGCGTACAAGGCCGCCTACGCGCTGCACACCCATCGCACCAAGTTCAAGGACCTCGACATCCCGATCGTCTGCATGCCGATGACGATCGCCAACAATGTGCCCGGCACCGAGTTGAGCATCGGCAGCGACACCGCGCTGAACAGCATCATCGGCGACCTGGACAAGATCCAGCAGTCCGCGGTGGCCACCCGGCGGGTGTTCGTCGTCGAGGTGATGGGCCACGACTGCGGCTACCTGGCGCTGATGTCGGGCCTGTCCTCGGGCGCCGAGCGGATCTACATGCCGGAGACCGGAATTCGGCTCGATGACCTCACCGCCGACATCCGCACCATGGAGACCAACTTCCGCTCCGGCAAGCGGCTGGGCATGGTGGTCCGCGGTGAAGGCGCCGACCCGGTGTACACCACCGAATTCCTCACCGCGCTGTTCGAGAAGGAAGGCGGGAACCTGTTCGACGCCCGCGCCGCGGTGCTGGGCCACGTGCAGGAGGGCGGCGACCCGTCGCCGTTCGACCGGATCCACGCCACCACCCTGACCGCGCACTGCCTGAAGTACCTGAGCGAGAAGCTGGAATCCGGATCACGGGCCAGCGCCATGCTCGGCATGCAGTCCGGTCACCTGCAGTTCACCGACCTGACCAGCTACCCCATCCTGGTGGAGAAGGACGTCGAACGGCCGGTCGAGCAGCGCTGGATGCAGCACATTCGGCTCGCCGAAATCATGTGCAGCTGA
- a CDS encoding amidohydrolase family protein: MCDVDGSALPADPGEARAVRAIIDDLGLPGIVDVHTHFMPQQVMRKVWGYFDRVGERGAPWPITYRHDEQVRLDTLRGFGVQTFSSLVYPHKPEMAQWLNGWAAEFAARTPDCLHSATFYPEPSAADYVPAAIASGARIFKSHIQVGGYDPRDPLLEPVWSTLEQAQVPVVIHAGSGPEPGPFTGPEPVAEVLRRHPDLVLIIAHMGVPEYREFLDIAERHPSVRMDTTMVFTDFTEVMDPFPRGELPRLRDLGDRILFGSDFPNIPYRYRHAIESLIDLDLGDEWLSGVLHGNARALFG; the protein is encoded by the coding sequence GTGTGTGACGTCGACGGCTCGGCGCTGCCCGCCGATCCGGGCGAGGCGAGGGCGGTGCGCGCGATCATCGACGACCTCGGGCTGCCGGGGATCGTCGACGTGCACACCCACTTCATGCCGCAGCAGGTGATGCGCAAGGTGTGGGGGTATTTCGACCGCGTCGGCGAGCGCGGCGCGCCCTGGCCGATCACCTACCGGCACGACGAGCAGGTCCGGCTGGACACCCTGCGCGGCTTCGGCGTGCAGACGTTCAGCTCGCTGGTGTACCCGCACAAACCCGAGATGGCGCAGTGGCTCAATGGCTGGGCCGCCGAATTCGCCGCCCGCACCCCGGACTGCCTGCACAGCGCCACCTTCTACCCGGAGCCGTCGGCGGCCGACTATGTGCCGGCCGCCATCGCGTCCGGCGCCCGAATCTTCAAGTCCCACATTCAGGTTGGCGGCTACGACCCGCGCGACCCGCTGCTGGAGCCGGTCTGGTCGACGCTGGAGCAGGCGCAGGTCCCGGTGGTCATCCACGCCGGCTCCGGACCCGAACCCGGTCCCTTCACCGGCCCGGAACCGGTCGCCGAGGTGCTGCGGCGACACCCCGACCTGGTGCTGATCATCGCGCACATGGGTGTCCCGGAGTACCGCGAGTTCCTCGATATCGCCGAGCGTCACCCGTCGGTGCGCATGGACACCACCATGGTGTTCACCGACTTCACCGAGGTGATGGACCCGTTCCCGCGCGGGGAGCTGCCGCGGCTGCGCGACCTGGGCGATCGGATCTTGTTCGGCAGCGACTTCCCCAACATCCCGTACCGCTACCGGCACGCCATCGAGTCGTTGATCGACCTGGACCTCGGCGACGAGTGGCTTTCCGGGGTGCTCCACGGCAACGCCCGGGCGCTGTTCGGCTGA
- a CDS encoding acetyl-CoA hydrolase/transferase family protein, producing the protein MPQPANMLPPGPPEDILNFVNDGDQLVAPLALGEPPTLIKVLEDNCERFTGVRIHQMDPLAPHRYIRGECGDHLRHVGYYLGPGSRQAFWDGACDLVPNHFSEMPLILRRVDPTLVLARAAGPDEHGYFSLGTNSDYTATFIGHVPFFLEVSPEVPFTYGSNLIHHSQLAGWTRTDAGFPDIASRAPSPTDLAIAELVADRISDGCCIQVGIGSVPDALLGALHNHRDLGIHTEVMADGLMNLVLSGAATGARKHHHRNKHVSTFAIGSPELLRWLDHNAAVSMSAVDWTNDPRVIAQEPNFVSINATTEVDLMGQAASETIAGRYWSSSGGQADFARGAMYSENGKAFLVLHSTTSKGVGRIRATLTPGSVVTTLKNTVDHVVTEYGVAELRGHSLHERAKRLIAIAHPDHRDELAFEARRIGLLH; encoded by the coding sequence ATGCCCCAGCCCGCGAACATGCTGCCCCCGGGACCGCCCGAGGACATCCTCAACTTCGTCAACGACGGCGACCAACTGGTGGCGCCGCTGGCCCTCGGCGAGCCGCCGACCCTGATCAAGGTTCTCGAGGACAACTGCGAGCGGTTCACCGGGGTGCGGATCCACCAGATGGACCCGCTGGCGCCGCACCGCTACATCCGCGGCGAGTGCGGTGACCACCTGCGCCACGTCGGCTACTACCTCGGGCCCGGGTCGCGGCAGGCGTTCTGGGACGGCGCCTGCGACCTGGTGCCCAACCACTTCTCCGAGATGCCGCTGATCCTGCGCCGGGTCGACCCGACGCTGGTGCTGGCCCGCGCCGCCGGTCCCGACGAGCACGGCTACTTCAGCCTCGGCACGAATTCCGACTACACCGCCACCTTCATCGGGCACGTGCCGTTCTTCCTCGAGGTCAGCCCCGAGGTGCCGTTCACCTACGGCAGCAACCTGATTCACCACAGCCAGCTGGCCGGCTGGACCCGCACCGACGCCGGTTTTCCCGACATCGCCAGCCGGGCGCCGTCGCCGACCGACCTGGCGATCGCCGAACTGGTCGCCGACCGGATCTCCGACGGCTGCTGCATCCAGGTCGGCATCGGGTCGGTGCCCGACGCGCTGCTGGGCGCCCTGCACAACCACCGCGACCTCGGCATCCACACCGAGGTGATGGCCGACGGGCTGATGAACCTGGTGCTCTCCGGCGCGGCCACCGGCGCCCGCAAGCACCACCACCGCAACAAGCACGTGTCCACCTTCGCCATCGGCAGCCCCGAGCTGCTGCGCTGGCTGGACCACAACGCGGCGGTCAGCATGTCCGCGGTGGACTGGACCAACGACCCCCGCGTCATCGCCCAGGAACCCAACTTCGTCTCCATCAACGCCACCACCGAGGTCGACCTGATGGGCCAGGCCGCCAGCGAGACCATCGCCGGCCGCTACTGGTCGTCCTCGGGCGGGCAGGCCGACTTCGCCCGCGGCGCGATGTACTCCGAGAACGGCAAGGCGTTCCTGGTGCTGCACTCGACGACCAGCAAGGGCGTCGGGCGGATCCGGGCCACCCTGACCCCGGGCAGCGTCGTCACCACGCTGAAGAACACCGTCGACCACGTCGTCACCGAATACGGCGTGGCCGAACTGCGCGGCCACAGTCTGCACGAACGCGCGAAGCGGCTGATCGCGATCGCCCACCCCGACCACCGCGACGAGCTTGCCTTCGAGGCGCGCCGAATCGGACTGCTGCACTGA
- a CDS encoding DoxX family protein, whose translation MANSLTSKLDGAAPAVLSLFRAVIGLLFAMHGTMKLFGWPLGPPMEFGSWPAWWSGLIELVVGVLVLIGLFTREAAFIGSGTMAVAYFWQHQPEGFWPIVNQGEPAVLFCFAFFLLVFTGPGSIAVSRK comes from the coding sequence ATGGCAAATTCGCTGACCTCCAAGCTCGACGGCGCCGCCCCCGCGGTGTTGAGCCTGTTCCGCGCCGTGATCGGCCTGCTGTTCGCGATGCACGGCACCATGAAACTGTTCGGCTGGCCGTTGGGCCCGCCGATGGAATTCGGCAGCTGGCCGGCCTGGTGGTCCGGACTGATCGAACTCGTCGTCGGTGTGCTGGTGCTGATCGGCCTGTTCACCCGGGAGGCCGCGTTCATTGGCTCGGGCACCATGGCCGTCGCGTACTTCTGGCAGCACCAGCCGGAGGGTTTCTGGCCGATCGTCAACCAGGGTGAGCCGGCGGTGCTGTTCTGCTTCGCGTTCTTCCTGCTGGTTTTCACCGGCCCGGGCTCGATCGCGGTGTCCCGCAAGTAA
- a CDS encoding FMN-binding negative transcriptional regulator, whose protein sequence is MLIHPWDATVDDDEWRDWLAGTDRFGVLAVNNLDPAQAPILIPTHASFVGGELLLHLARPNPVWRHLEAAAETRFALFGDYAYIPGYWRAEDPDRSADGVPTSYYTSVQFVCRPTIVDDPQGKSDVLNAQLADFQPEGRHGEAAVGEAPYGRMLLGIRGVRLAVLRVEAKFKYDDDDPVQTRERVNAELRRRGRPLDVPAAAAQRRRLREIGDWKTFRDSR, encoded by the coding sequence ATGCTGATTCATCCCTGGGACGCCACGGTCGACGACGACGAGTGGCGGGACTGGCTGGCCGGCACGGACCGGTTCGGCGTGCTCGCGGTCAACAATCTGGATCCGGCGCAAGCGCCGATCCTGATCCCGACCCACGCCAGCTTCGTCGGCGGTGAGTTGCTGCTGCACCTGGCCCGGCCGAATCCGGTGTGGCGGCACCTGGAGGCCGCAGCCGAGACGCGGTTCGCGCTGTTCGGCGACTACGCCTACATCCCGGGGTATTGGCGCGCCGAGGATCCGGACCGCAGCGCCGACGGGGTGCCGACCAGCTACTACACCAGTGTCCAATTCGTCTGCCGCCCAACGATTGTCGATGATCCGCAGGGCAAGTCCGATGTGCTCAACGCGCAATTGGCCGACTTCCAGCCCGAGGGCCGGCACGGCGAGGCCGCTGTCGGCGAAGCGCCGTACGGGCGGATGCTGCTCGGCATTCGCGGTGTTCGGCTGGCGGTGCTGCGGGTGGAGGCGAAGTTCAAGTACGACGACGACGATCCGGTGCAGACCCGGGAACGCGTCAACGCCGAACTGCGGCGCCGGGGCCGCCCACTGGACGTTCCGGCGGCCGCCGCCCAGCGCCGCCGTCTCCGCGAGATCGGGGACTGGAAGACGTTCCGGGACAGTCGGTGA
- a CDS encoding B3/4 domain-containing protein — MTDAATLAEFLAGARVDAAVLTLRPDYRAVLIAVDGLPAGPSDPATEALLAAAEASAAALLAAGPVEESPNIASWREAYRAFGAKPARTRNSVEALTRRAGTGLPRVNRLTDLYNAISVLHQLPIGGEDLSRYVGPPQLIRADGAETFDTVAGGELVVEHPDPGEVVWRDDAGVTCRRWNWRQARRTQLTDETTSALFILDALSPMSDDELRCAADDLIARLRALRPDAQVAVRWLPETAGES, encoded by the coding sequence ATGACTGACGCCGCGACACTCGCCGAGTTCCTCGCCGGCGCCCGCGTCGACGCCGCCGTGCTGACGTTGCGGCCGGACTACCGCGCGGTGCTGATCGCGGTGGACGGACTGCCCGCCGGGCCGTCGGACCCGGCGACCGAGGCGCTGCTCGCCGCCGCGGAGGCCTCGGCCGCCGCGCTGCTCGCCGCCGGACCGGTCGAGGAGTCGCCCAATATCGCCTCCTGGCGCGAGGCGTACCGCGCCTTCGGCGCCAAGCCCGCGCGCACCCGCAACAGTGTGGAGGCGCTGACGCGGCGCGCCGGGACGGGGTTGCCGCGGGTGAATCGGCTCACCGACCTCTACAACGCGATCTCCGTGCTCCATCAGCTGCCCATTGGCGGCGAGGACCTGTCCCGCTACGTCGGCCCGCCGCAACTGATCCGGGCCGACGGCGCCGAGACCTTCGACACCGTCGCGGGTGGGGAGCTTGTCGTCGAGCATCCCGATCCGGGCGAGGTCGTCTGGCGCGATGACGCGGGGGTGACCTGCCGCCGGTGGAACTGGCGTCAGGCGCGGCGCACCCAGCTCACCGACGAGACGACCTCGGCGTTGTTCATCCTGGACGCGCTGTCTCCGATGTCCGACGATGAGTTGCGTTGCGCCGCTGATGATCTCATCGCGAGGCTGCGGGCGCTGCGGCCCGACGCCCAGGTCGCGGTCCGTTGGCTGCCCGAGACCGCAGGGGAGAGCTGA